A genomic window from Pelagicoccus albus includes:
- a CDS encoding helix-turn-helix domain-containing protein: MSNESDSFGVNRTQPKLLNKRQASEILGISTRTLDRIVSARVLAKVKIRGAVRFRHSDVLKLALEGVS; encoded by the coding sequence ATGAGTAATGAATCCGACTCCTTTGGAGTCAATCGAACACAACCGAAGCTTCTGAATAAGCGGCAGGCTTCTGAAATCCTAGGGATTTCAACGCGAACTTTGGATCGAATCGTCAGTGCTCGGGTTCTGGCAAAGGTGAAAATCAGGGGGGCGGTCCGTTTTCGTCATTCGGACGTATTGAAGTTGGCTTTGGAGGGGGTCTCGTGA
- a CDS encoding class I SAM-dependent methyltransferase has protein sequence MDINYWNKICKNYQSEVLSVFDNDLHGLVKQRVGKIAQEEEIERAADIGCGVGRFTPLLAEQFEEVEACDLSSVGLKNAKRRCSQQDNINFYQVDLVSEAIPFAPVDFAFCVNVLIMPSLDQRLRAWRSVTNQVNRGGTLLLVVPSLESVQMEFYSNVERRLSDGEGCGEAVRNSIDEKARASDLRLGVHQLDGVRTKHYLKDEIAQMLEEHEFEIQEISKLMYSEDEHTHFSQWDWLATATRK, from the coding sequence ATGGATATCAACTACTGGAACAAAATTTGCAAAAACTATCAAAGCGAGGTGCTCAGCGTATTCGACAATGACCTACACGGCCTTGTAAAGCAGCGCGTCGGAAAAATCGCCCAAGAAGAAGAAATCGAGCGTGCAGCGGATATCGGGTGCGGTGTTGGGCGTTTTACACCTTTGCTTGCCGAGCAGTTCGAAGAGGTCGAAGCGTGCGATTTGTCTTCCGTTGGCCTGAAGAACGCGAAACGTCGCTGCAGTCAGCAGGACAACATTAATTTCTATCAAGTCGACCTGGTCAGCGAAGCCATCCCATTCGCCCCGGTGGATTTCGCCTTCTGCGTCAACGTGCTTATCATGCCGTCTCTTGACCAACGTCTTAGAGCGTGGCGATCCGTGACGAACCAAGTCAATCGCGGTGGAACGCTTCTTTTGGTCGTACCGTCGCTAGAGTCCGTGCAAATGGAGTTCTACAGCAATGTTGAACGCCGGCTCAGCGATGGGGAAGGCTGCGGCGAAGCGGTTCGCAATAGTATCGATGAAAAAGCGCGAGCTTCCGACTTGAGGCTCGGGGTGCACCAACTCGACGGAGTTCGCACCAAACACTATCTCAAAGACGAAATCGCCCAAATGCTGGAGGAACATGAATTCGAAATTCAGGAAATCTCAAAACTCATGTATTCCGAAGACGAACATACGCATTTCTCACAGTGGGACTGGCTGGCTACCGCCACCAGAAAATAA
- a CDS encoding AI-2E family transporter: MPETNSSSNPRGKLSPNQWRLIGAALAILSVTIIAFFILGVFNLLRDFIATFSDVLWPLAAAGILAMIFRPFVVFLQRRAKFSRTWAIVTLFLVAALFLAGVLLLVVPTVVDQTVRFIEYLPDLFQSLRTAFAETYPKVVEFANEKIGQENLQRVQSFLTDSASSLLGKSEQAIANIGSFVSRVLAIGTGLAIIPVYLFFMLESRRSLIRDLKKQLSFIRDDWRDDILFLTEEFIGSVVSFFRGQIIIAFIMGVLLALGFMIIGLNFAIILGLAIGFLNIIPYLGSIIGLGIALPLAYFQKDGGGTELLLFAIGVFVAVQMIEGYLLTPRIMGKTTGLHPMVIIVAIFFWGTALNGVLGMILAIPLTAFFVVAWRLAKRKYFDHLREAQSSTSES; encoded by the coding sequence ATGCCTGAAACCAATTCCAGCTCCAACCCGCGCGGAAAGCTTTCTCCCAATCAATGGCGGCTTATCGGCGCCGCCCTGGCAATCCTCAGCGTTACGATCATCGCCTTCTTCATCCTCGGCGTTTTCAACTTGCTGCGGGATTTCATCGCCACCTTTTCAGACGTTCTTTGGCCACTCGCCGCAGCGGGCATTCTCGCTATGATCTTCCGGCCCTTTGTAGTGTTTTTGCAAAGACGGGCAAAGTTTAGCCGCACCTGGGCAATCGTAACCCTCTTCCTCGTGGCCGCCTTGTTCTTGGCCGGCGTCCTCCTTTTGGTTGTTCCCACTGTGGTGGACCAGACCGTACGTTTCATCGAGTACCTTCCAGACCTCTTCCAAAGCCTTCGGACCGCGTTCGCCGAAACCTATCCCAAGGTGGTAGAATTCGCCAACGAGAAGATTGGGCAAGAGAACTTGCAGCGGGTGCAATCCTTCCTCACCGACTCGGCTTCCTCGCTTCTAGGCAAGTCGGAACAAGCGATTGCCAATATCGGCAGTTTCGTTTCCCGGGTCCTAGCGATCGGCACAGGACTGGCAATCATCCCAGTCTATCTCTTCTTCATGCTGGAAAGCCGCCGCAGCCTGATTCGCGACCTGAAAAAGCAACTCTCCTTTATCCGAGACGATTGGCGGGACGATATCCTTTTCCTGACCGAGGAGTTTATTGGGAGCGTCGTATCCTTTTTCCGCGGACAAATCATCATCGCCTTTATCATGGGAGTTTTGCTGGCCTTAGGCTTCATGATCATCGGCCTAAATTTCGCTATAATTCTTGGCCTTGCCATCGGTTTCCTGAACATAATCCCCTACTTGGGCAGTATCATTGGCCTAGGTATCGCTCTCCCTCTGGCCTATTTCCAGAAAGACGGAGGCGGCACGGAGCTACTGCTTTTCGCGATAGGCGTTTTTGTCGCGGTGCAAATGATCGAAGGCTACCTGCTCACGCCGCGTATCATGGGTAAGACAACCGGGCTCCACCCCATGGTTATTATCGTGGCCATTTTCTTCTGGGGCACCGCCCTCAATGGCGTCCTAGGCATGATCCTAGCCATCCCCCTCACCGCCTTTTTCGTGGTCGCCTGGCGCTTGGCAAAACGCAAGTACTTCGACCACCTGAGAGAGGCTCAAAGCTCTACTTCGGAGAGCTAG
- a CDS encoding adenosine deaminase family protein, translated as MAYVVLPARMPFQATPELAAFVRDLPKTETHLHIEGACPFQLLKQLDPIKHSQPPPFWADDFRYRSFQQFMDLYVQYCSEFYTDAKRFHEAAKIILKNCVDQGCRYVETSFHLPTLLYLSDDGPTIIDAIRSAAPAELELRIFAGMCHNDYKDAGKDLIDSCLTWEGLDGIDLHGPEDLPLEPWTADIWEKARLAGKFTKAHAGEFMGSDFVDRVIDDLKVTRIEHGVRSIENPATVERLVRENIALDVCPISNLKLAVEGIPSMNRHPIRELFDAGVLLTVNSDDPFFFGNSLSEDYYALVQELGFSLPELAKLAANGFQVALLSEESRASYMSELQDYCRLHGIEL; from the coding sequence TTGGCATATGTCGTGCTCCCCGCCCGCATGCCTTTCCAAGCCACTCCTGAGTTAGCCGCCTTTGTCCGGGACCTTCCCAAAACAGAAACCCACCTGCATATCGAAGGAGCTTGCCCCTTCCAGCTTCTGAAACAGCTCGACCCCATCAAGCACTCCCAGCCGCCCCCTTTTTGGGCAGATGACTTTCGCTATCGCAGCTTCCAGCAATTCATGGACCTCTACGTCCAGTACTGCTCCGAATTTTACACCGACGCCAAGCGATTCCACGAAGCCGCCAAGATCATCCTTAAAAACTGCGTCGACCAGGGTTGCCGCTACGTCGAAACAAGCTTTCACCTTCCGACCCTACTGTACCTCTCGGACGATGGTCCCACCATCATCGACGCGATCCGATCCGCAGCCCCTGCCGAGCTCGAGCTGCGCATATTCGCCGGCATGTGCCACAATGACTACAAAGACGCCGGCAAAGACCTGATCGATAGTTGCCTGACTTGGGAAGGACTGGATGGCATCGACCTTCACGGTCCGGAAGACCTTCCTCTCGAACCTTGGACCGCTGACATCTGGGAAAAAGCGCGCCTCGCCGGTAAGTTCACCAAAGCGCATGCAGGGGAATTCATGGGCTCGGACTTTGTCGATCGCGTCATAGACGACCTAAAAGTCACCCGGATCGAGCATGGAGTCCGCTCCATCGAAAACCCCGCTACGGTCGAACGACTCGTCCGGGAAAACATAGCTCTCGACGTCTGCCCTATCAGCAATCTCAAACTTGCGGTCGAGGGGATCCCCAGCATGAACCGCCACCCCATTCGCGAACTCTTCGATGCAGGCGTACTTCTCACCGTAAATTCCGACGACCCCTTTTTCTTCGGGAACAGTCTGAGCGAGGATTACTACGCATTGGTTCAGGAGCTCGGCTTTTCACTCCCTGAGCTAGCCAAACTCGCTGCCAACGGATTCCAAGTCGCCCTTCTTAGCGAAGAATCGCGAGCCTCCTACATGAGCGAGCTGCAAGACTACTGTCGACTCCACGGCATAGAGCTGTAA
- a CDS encoding fibronectin type III domain-containing protein: MRSAVFALLSLFVLTFCSKELAAQDPSVWTDFDIKGDIAYLLRKSPSQVMRYDLAEEEWLDPISFEDIPISIAIDDTHLFVAYDRSVKRYDLDGSNETHVTNTSSTILDLLIDGTVLFVSQDSSLYIDSASYNKSTFAEIDTFENYVAGIAGPSLAPSKRKIFGRSRGYSPSDINYLEYDADGNFIGSGESPYHGDYPGASRTWTFPDDSKVADDSGTVYNTADLTYNNSFGAQLTALAFYGNDVPIALIEDTLYSYSNTLLETGSYALTVPSPKDIVVVGEKVIVFYEDSTLPTKVGVTSVLLTDLGANEPGEAISPIDLPYEIDDTTIDSDGILYLLSKAHSSLFRWDTVDQQYIETIALPDACTIIEYSPSQNRLFLYAPPRKIYLMDLDEASPTPTHFINVPLQIDTLLPMGSDLLALANGSWDSQWLYDQDGTLLNSSITCCYHDYHAYDESSNTLYYDNYQVDYLGNGEFGEPQSAGQYGFNPIALSPDGKLFINENGIIFGASSREQIDVLSNDIQAALWNSSKTLFTVEKPAYDDPQRESQSILQKWSEYNAIDGEAKLEGLFVDAHMHDDKITIVTTLNGTPRFNVLTSDLGIAAPTAIEPPNLAVEKYSATAATLTWSDVFGEQSYILERKADNGAWATIATIAFGNTRYTDVTLTTGKTYSFRLKAINGSISSNYSAAVSIDLTSVVDTRIDPRTIYFIPDDELLGENDILYLLSKENQSIFTWDARTCEWGVTIPLEGQPNSFTYSPINNALYTSYPDGKIYSISLAAENPVEILFADDTNENVTTVIAAGRFLASYSSSGSFTMHDATGTLVESSYYHYNIAGGVWNQSTHKIYHLRDGISPNDLLWDQIEEDGTIGEQKDSPYHDSTGIQHPVRVNPQGSVVILGSGRIYQASTLEQIDVLSTSHIDAIWIDGRLYTLKEGKLIAWNLTAYTEYKSITLDDTGSRIFSTQEGQIVLVSKNQDQIFLDLIDSELETIEKASPSAPSSLRTEPHSGDGIRITWDDVTGETGYMLERSSDGNNWEQVTTTDKNVTAAADTNAQVGNTYHYRVKALFSASDVVSPVLQIQLTAPDQVEIPSLTPLSESAIRIEWSESANAIGYKIERSTDGTSWYLVDNLGSNARSYEDTDLYRGTTYHYRITAIGMAGLADPSASANASTLIDPPSNAPDYLDVFSVSALQAEIRWGWSYDAAGYRLERSKEGGDWIVIGEFPYNGETYTDKDLEPETSYRYRVFGYNNGGDSPANVSPSITTLALSLPSSPTLLTYQLSTNEVAIKWSAVSEATSYTIYRRNEGSTSWGVLTTVDRFTIEYIDDTVRLGNAFEYTVTAGNDVGESARSETSATTINNIATVLALDFEEDSDLSEITFSGYLETNPDSPSGRYVGFYYSPIYLYIMPLDLDFGGSISFDIFYDSIPPNRVTLQYWDTTTQSYKTFHTLDINSDWVNTWQNVQVQIPEEAASDYTMIAIGQEDGYSYSNINIDNLLVYTNIPDAPEAPPVVTTSANPAGGIALFWLPSERSRGFRIERSTDSTNWETIAELGRDVSHYIDEEATGAIAYYYRVFSLNTGGDSTPVTTSSFEPNDEVANAYQAGIESVTANPKEYGLQKLNTVSNVYFEVAQDVFFINGDLLTIPWTVYRSEDLINWTRHKVETSVSPGEEDSEGSHFFRFQPGD, translated from the coding sequence ATGCGTTCTGCTGTATTCGCACTCCTTTCTCTATTTGTTCTCACATTCTGCTCTAAAGAGCTAGCCGCCCAAGATCCCAGTGTGTGGACTGACTTCGATATAAAGGGCGACATCGCTTACCTCCTCAGGAAGTCTCCCTCCCAAGTCATGCGATACGACCTGGCAGAGGAGGAATGGCTCGACCCTATTTCTTTCGAAGACATTCCGATCTCGATCGCTATTGACGACACTCACCTTTTTGTAGCCTACGATCGAAGCGTTAAACGTTACGATCTGGACGGCTCCAACGAGACACATGTCACGAATACGAGCTCTACGATTCTAGACCTGCTCATCGACGGTACGGTGCTTTTCGTTAGCCAAGACAGCTCTCTTTACATCGACTCTGCGAGCTATAACAAATCGACATTCGCCGAAATCGACACGTTCGAAAACTATGTCGCCGGTATCGCGGGCCCCTCACTAGCACCCTCTAAGCGCAAAATCTTCGGCCGCAGCAGAGGCTACAGTCCATCTGACATAAATTACCTCGAGTACGACGCCGACGGAAACTTCATCGGCTCCGGCGAAAGCCCCTACCACGGCGATTACCCTGGAGCGTCACGAACCTGGACCTTCCCCGACGATTCCAAGGTCGCCGATGATAGCGGCACCGTCTACAATACAGCAGACCTAACCTATAATAACTCCTTCGGAGCTCAGCTTACCGCGTTGGCCTTCTATGGGAACGATGTACCAATCGCTCTAATCGAAGATACGCTATATTCGTACTCGAACACACTCCTCGAGACCGGCAGCTACGCTCTCACAGTACCCTCGCCGAAGGACATCGTAGTCGTGGGAGAGAAAGTCATCGTTTTCTATGAAGACAGTACGCTGCCAACCAAAGTGGGCGTCACCTCTGTTTTGCTGACCGATCTCGGAGCAAATGAGCCAGGCGAAGCGATATCACCGATCGACCTTCCCTATGAGATCGATGATACCACCATCGACAGCGACGGTATCCTATACCTTCTAAGCAAGGCGCACAGCAGCCTCTTCCGCTGGGACACTGTTGACCAACAGTATATCGAGACCATCGCACTCCCAGACGCGTGTACCATCATCGAGTACAGCCCCTCTCAAAACCGCCTCTTCCTCTACGCTCCTCCTCGTAAGATCTATTTGATGGATCTAGATGAAGCCAGCCCGACCCCAACACACTTCATCAACGTTCCACTCCAAATCGACACGCTCTTACCCATGGGCTCCGATCTACTGGCACTCGCCAACGGAAGTTGGGATAGCCAATGGCTCTACGACCAAGATGGAACTTTACTCAATTCCTCCATAACCTGCTGCTACCATGACTACCACGCCTACGACGAAAGCTCCAACACGCTCTACTACGATAACTACCAAGTAGATTACCTCGGCAACGGCGAATTCGGCGAACCACAAAGCGCAGGCCAATACGGCTTCAACCCCATTGCCCTTTCCCCGGACGGAAAACTCTTCATAAACGAGAATGGAATTATCTTTGGCGCAAGCAGCCGCGAACAAATCGACGTTCTGTCAAACGACATCCAGGCAGCCCTCTGGAATTCCTCAAAGACACTCTTCACGGTTGAAAAACCTGCTTACGATGATCCACAGCGAGAGAGTCAATCCATCCTACAAAAGTGGAGCGAATACAACGCGATCGATGGGGAGGCTAAACTCGAAGGCCTCTTTGTGGACGCACACATGCATGACGATAAAATCACAATCGTCACTACCTTGAATGGCACGCCACGCTTCAACGTCTTAACGAGCGACCTCGGGATTGCAGCCCCTACAGCTATCGAGCCACCAAACCTCGCTGTTGAAAAATACTCGGCCACCGCGGCAACACTGACATGGAGCGACGTATTCGGCGAACAAAGCTACATTCTTGAGCGAAAGGCTGACAACGGAGCTTGGGCCACGATCGCTACCATCGCCTTTGGAAACACCCGCTATACCGACGTCACTCTAACTACAGGCAAAACATACAGTTTCCGGCTCAAAGCGATTAACGGATCCATCTCGTCCAATTACTCGGCAGCCGTCAGCATCGATCTCACTAGCGTAGTCGATACCCGCATTGATCCTAGAACCATATACTTCATTCCAGACGACGAGCTTCTGGGCGAGAATGACATACTCTACCTACTCTCAAAGGAGAACCAAAGCATCTTCACTTGGGACGCCCGTACTTGTGAGTGGGGTGTCACCATTCCACTGGAAGGTCAGCCAAATAGCTTCACCTATTCCCCCATCAACAACGCTCTTTATACCAGCTACCCGGACGGAAAGATCTACAGCATAAGCCTCGCCGCTGAGAACCCGGTGGAAATACTGTTCGCAGACGACACAAACGAAAACGTTACCACCGTTATCGCAGCTGGTAGATTCTTGGCATCTTACTCGAGCTCCGGAAGCTTCACTATGCACGACGCGACCGGCACCCTCGTAGAATCATCTTACTATCATTATAACATAGCCGGAGGGGTTTGGAATCAGTCCACTCACAAAATCTACCACCTTCGTGATGGCATTTCGCCAAACGATCTCCTCTGGGATCAGATCGAGGAGGACGGCACGATCGGCGAGCAAAAAGACAGCCCTTACCACGATAGTACCGGCATTCAGCATCCGGTTCGAGTCAACCCCCAGGGCAGCGTCGTCATTCTCGGCTCTGGGCGTATTTACCAGGCAAGTACGCTCGAACAAATCGATGTGCTAAGCACTTCCCATATCGATGCAATCTGGATCGATGGCCGCCTCTACACTCTGAAAGAGGGTAAACTCATAGCATGGAACCTCACTGCCTACACCGAATATAAGTCCATCACGCTCGACGATACCGGTTCACGAATATTCTCCACACAAGAGGGTCAGATCGTTCTCGTATCCAAAAACCAGGACCAGATTTTCCTAGACCTTATCGACAGCGAACTCGAAACAATCGAAAAAGCGTCCCCCTCCGCACCTTCAAGCTTACGCACTGAGCCACACTCTGGCGACGGCATACGTATCACTTGGGATGACGTCACTGGTGAGACCGGCTACATGCTGGAGCGGAGTTCGGACGGCAATAATTGGGAACAAGTCACCACCACCGATAAAAACGTTACCGCAGCCGCAGATACAAACGCTCAAGTCGGAAACACTTATCACTATAGAGTCAAAGCGCTCTTCAGTGCGTCTGATGTCGTTTCTCCCGTTCTGCAAATACAACTCACCGCCCCGGACCAAGTAGAAATCCCCTCGCTCACTCCGCTATCCGAATCGGCCATTCGTATCGAATGGTCCGAATCCGCCAATGCGATTGGATACAAGATCGAGCGAAGTACCGATGGCACAAGTTGGTACCTTGTCGACAACCTAGGCTCAAACGCGCGTTCCTACGAAGATACGGACCTTTATCGAGGTACTACCTATCACTACCGAATCACTGCCATCGGCATGGCCGGACTCGCAGATCCAAGCGCAAGCGCAAACGCTTCGACCCTAATCGATCCCCCCTCCAATGCCCCCGATTACCTCGATGTCTTCTCCGTATCCGCTCTCCAAGCGGAAATTCGATGGGGCTGGTCATATGACGCAGCTGGCTATAGACTTGAACGCTCCAAAGAAGGAGGTGACTGGATCGTGATCGGCGAATTTCCATACAACGGAGAAACCTACACAGACAAAGACCTTGAGCCCGAGACCTCCTATCGGTATCGCGTTTTTGGTTACAACAACGGTGGAGATTCCCCCGCTAATGTTTCCCCATCCATCACCACTCTGGCACTAAGCCTTCCTTCTTCGCCCACTCTACTGACCTACCAACTGAGTACTAACGAAGTCGCCATCAAATGGTCTGCCGTATCCGAGGCGACTTCATATACCATTTATCGTCGCAATGAGGGTTCTACAAGTTGGGGCGTACTGACTACCGTCGATAGGTTCACGATTGAGTACATTGACGATACAGTCAGATTAGGAAACGCTTTTGAATACACGGTAACCGCAGGCAACGACGTCGGAGAATCGGCTCGATCAGAGACCTCTGCGACAACGATAAACAACATAGCCACAGTGCTGGCTCTCGATTTCGAGGAAGATTCAGATTTATCCGAAATTACCTTCTCAGGGTACCTCGAAACTAATCCCGACTCACCGAGCGGGCGATACGTCGGTTTCTATTACAGCCCCATATACCTATATATCATGCCGCTTGACCTTGATTTCGGTGGGTCAATTTCATTCGACATTTTCTATGATTCGATACCTCCCAATCGGGTCACGCTGCAGTATTGGGATACGACAACTCAATCTTACAAAACCTTTCATACCCTCGATATCAACAGCGATTGGGTAAACACCTGGCAGAACGTTCAAGTTCAAATCCCTGAAGAGGCCGCATCTGATTACACCATGATCGCCATCGGACAAGAAGATGGCTACTCTTATTCGAATATCAATATAGACAATCTACTAGTCTATACCAATATCCCGGACGCTCCAGAAGCTCCACCCGTCGTTACTACGTCTGCAAATCCAGCCGGAGGCATAGCCCTATTCTGGCTGCCTAGCGAGCGCTCAAGAGGCTTTCGCATTGAGCGTTCCACAGACTCCACAAATTGGGAGACCATAGCCGAGCTCGGCAGGGATGTTTCCCACTACATCGACGAAGAAGCAACTGGTGCCATCGCCTACTACTACCGTGTTTTTTCCCTTAACACAGGAGGCGATTCGACTCCGGTCACGACATCCAGTTTCGAACCCAACGACGAAGTAGCCAACGCTTACCAAGCGGGCATAGAGAGCGTTACAGCAAATCCGAAAGAGTACGGACTCCAAAAATTAAATACAGTTTCAAACGTCTACTTCGAAGTCGCTCAGGATGTATTCTTCATCAACGGTGATCTGCTCACGATACCATGGACTGTCTATCGAAGCGAAGACCTCATCAACTGGACCCGACACAAGGTCGAAACCAGTGTCAGTCCCGGTGAAGAAGATTCCGAGGGCTCCCATTTCTTCCGCTTCCAGCCCGGAGATTAG
- a CDS encoding ArsC/Spx/MgsR family protein, whose product MKQEGNYSGETKGIVSLYGKAGCQGNARQVKQLKSAGYVVQFIDLLSRKLEASELTKFTSDRPLHDCVNQRAPLITSGEFDPSTLDEDDLLQAMVENPILIKRPLLFYRGHFACGFDHPLVEQLLGETPPELGCQKHDACNHN is encoded by the coding sequence ATGAAACAAGAAGGCAACTACTCAGGAGAGACGAAGGGGATCGTCTCGCTTTACGGAAAAGCGGGCTGCCAAGGGAACGCCCGTCAGGTGAAACAGCTAAAATCGGCGGGGTACGTCGTGCAGTTCATAGATTTGCTCAGCCGCAAACTAGAGGCGAGCGAACTCACCAAGTTCACTTCGGATCGACCACTGCACGATTGCGTAAACCAAAGAGCCCCGCTCATCACCTCCGGCGAATTCGACCCCTCCACACTGGACGAAGACGACTTGCTTCAAGCCATGGTGGAAAATCCGATTTTGATCAAACGCCCGCTCCTCTTTTACCGCGGCCACTTCGCTTGCGGCTTCGATCACCCTCTGGTCGAGCAACTGCTCGGCGAGACTCCTCCCGAGCTGGGTTGTCAGAAACATGACGCCTGCAACCACAACTAG
- a CDS encoding transglutaminase-like domain-containing protein — MSKSSQRKELVPSGRELIWFIVWLGLALGLVFLAKNFLAWDQQGRGIVEGSDSYVADYPVIEIAEDSEFQAHPQIEFTIDDSRRPRPINHAKSQNALRSVAKVSKGGWSPDSTEEAGDARRIYPEEIRWLQNYLNGVEVHSRQGLGDAYRVAKEFTKQVGEIPYARQTHGWGLPDDTLRRNEGDCADKSLLLAELLISSGIEEVAICIGVSPDYKPGEAGHAWVQAMIGGRLWRIESTNGTMRVANSGSPLDRYETIATIWRHTSTS, encoded by the coding sequence ATGTCGAAATCGAGTCAGAGAAAGGAGCTTGTGCCTTCGGGAAGGGAGCTAATTTGGTTTATCGTTTGGTTAGGATTAGCTCTTGGCTTAGTATTTTTGGCCAAGAATTTCTTGGCGTGGGACCAACAGGGCAGAGGCATTGTGGAAGGGAGCGATAGTTATGTGGCGGACTATCCAGTTATTGAGATTGCTGAGGACTCCGAATTTCAGGCCCATCCCCAAATCGAGTTCACTATCGATGATTCGAGAAGACCTCGCCCTATTAATCATGCGAAGTCGCAGAACGCATTGAGATCAGTTGCGAAAGTATCCAAAGGTGGCTGGAGTCCTGATTCTACTGAAGAAGCGGGGGACGCACGGCGTATTTACCCAGAAGAAATACGCTGGCTTCAGAACTATCTGAATGGAGTTGAAGTCCATTCCCGACAGGGTTTGGGAGATGCTTACAGGGTAGCCAAGGAATTCACCAAACAGGTCGGCGAAATCCCGTATGCTAGGCAAACGCACGGATGGGGCTTGCCGGACGATACCTTGCGTCGCAACGAGGGTGACTGTGCTGACAAGTCTTTGCTATTGGCGGAGCTCCTTATCTCGTCTGGAATCGAGGAGGTCGCGATTTGCATCGGCGTGAGCCCAGACTACAAGCCCGGGGAGGCGGGGCACGCCTGGGTGCAAGCTATGATAGGCGGCCGCTTGTGGAGGATCGAATCGACGAACGGTACCATGAGGGTGGCAAACTCTGGCTCGCCATTGGATAGATATGAGACGATCGCGACTATTTGGAGGCACACCTCCACTTCCTGA
- a CDS encoding cation diffusion facilitator family transporter produces MSHSHDHSQSKGLKKRPLLWSVAINLLLSVFQFIAGFISNSSALLADALHNTNDAAALVVAFGSRKISGKQANARFTFGYRRAELIGAIIQLTALIIIGLFLVYHAVQRFNSPAPIDSHWMILGSTIAILIDLTTGALLWATSKGSLNMRAVMLHNLSDAGSSIAVLAGGIALYFFGWSWIDPVLTLMIAGGIILTSYKLLMQTSRILMEATPEGVDLSSLKQEAENLTGVKDLHHVHVWEVDEDHRALEAHVVIHDEIAHRQSVIKSRLKDLFENRFEISHSTLEFERSSEACRGKSAKLVAAH; encoded by the coding sequence ATGAGTCATTCGCACGATCACTCGCAAAGCAAAGGACTAAAGAAGCGCCCTCTACTCTGGAGCGTTGCGATCAACCTCCTCCTCTCAGTCTTCCAGTTCATCGCCGGTTTCATCTCGAACAGTTCCGCACTACTCGCTGATGCCCTACACAACACAAACGACGCGGCAGCTTTGGTAGTCGCTTTTGGTTCGAGAAAAATATCGGGCAAACAAGCGAACGCACGTTTCACTTTCGGATACCGCCGAGCGGAACTGATCGGGGCAATCATCCAACTCACCGCTTTGATCATCATCGGTTTGTTCCTCGTCTACCACGCCGTTCAACGTTTCAATAGTCCCGCACCGATCGATAGCCACTGGATGATCCTAGGTTCCACCATCGCTATCCTCATCGACCTCACGACCGGGGCTCTTTTGTGGGCAACTTCGAAAGGCAGCCTGAATATGCGTGCTGTCATGCTGCATAATCTCAGCGATGCCGGCTCGTCGATAGCCGTCCTAGCAGGCGGTATAGCCCTTTACTTCTTCGGCTGGAGCTGGATCGACCCTGTCCTGACCTTAATGATCGCAGGAGGAATCATCCTGACCTCCTACAAGCTGCTAATGCAGACAAGTCGGATCCTCATGGAAGCAACTCCCGAGGGAGTTGACCTCTCATCTTTGAAACAAGAGGCGGAAAACCTAACCGGAGTGAAAGATCTTCATCATGTCCATGTGTGGGAGGTAGACGAGGACCATAGAGCTCTAGAAGCCCACGTGGTAATTCATGATGAAATCGCTCATCGACAAAGCGTTATAAAATCTCGCCTGAAGGACCTCTTCGAGAATCGATTCGAAATCTCGCACTCCACTTTGGAATTTGAACGCTCCTCCGAAGCCTGCCGCGGCAAGAGCGCCAAACTGGTAGCTGCTCACTAA